From a region of the Streptomyces sp. NBC_01454 genome:
- the glmS gene encoding glutamine--fructose-6-phosphate transaminase (isomerizing), with protein sequence MCGIVGYVGGQSALDVVLAGLKRLEYRGYDSAGVAVLADGGLAAAKKAGKLANLEKELADRPLPAGAAGIGHTRWATHGGPTDANAHPHLDNAGRVCVVHNGIIENFAALRAELTDRGHELTSETDTEAVAHLLAEAYSSCGELAEAMRQVCRRLEGAFTLVAVHADEPDVVVGARRNSPLVVGVGDGEAFLASDVAAFIAHTREAIELGQDQVVELRREAVTVTDFDGAPAQVREYHVDWDASAAEKGGYDYFMLKEIAEQPKAVADTLLGRIDASGVLSLDEVRIPPEVLREVDKVVIVACGTAYHAGMIAKYAIEHWTRIPCETELASEFRYRDPILDRHTLVIAISQSGETMDTLMALRHAREQGAKVLAICNTNGSTIPRESDAVLYTHAGPEVAVASTKAFLTQLVACYLVALYVAQVRGTKWGDEIRAVVRELAAIGTQVEQVLGTMEPVRELARSLADKNTVLFLGRHVGYPVALEGALKLKELAYMHAEGFAAGELKHGPIALIEQDLPVVVVVPSPRGRSVLHDKIVSNIQEIRARGARTIVIAEEGDETVVPYADHLVRIPRTPVLLQPLVSTVPLQVFACELATARGNEVDQPRNLAKSVTVE encoded by the coding sequence ATGTGCGGAATCGTGGGATATGTGGGCGGGCAGAGCGCCCTGGATGTCGTCCTGGCCGGGCTGAAGCGGCTGGAGTACCGCGGCTACGACTCGGCGGGTGTCGCCGTGCTCGCCGACGGCGGACTGGCCGCGGCCAAGAAGGCCGGCAAACTCGCCAACCTGGAGAAGGAGCTGGCGGACCGTCCGCTGCCCGCCGGTGCGGCCGGCATCGGGCACACCCGGTGGGCGACCCACGGCGGGCCCACCGACGCCAACGCCCATCCGCATCTGGACAACGCCGGCCGGGTCTGCGTCGTGCACAACGGCATCATCGAGAACTTCGCCGCCCTGCGCGCCGAACTCACCGACCGCGGGCACGAGTTGACGTCCGAGACGGACACCGAGGCGGTGGCCCATCTGCTGGCCGAGGCCTACTCGTCCTGCGGGGAGCTGGCCGAGGCGATGCGGCAGGTGTGCCGGCGGCTGGAGGGTGCCTTCACGCTGGTCGCGGTGCATGCCGATGAGCCGGACGTGGTCGTGGGGGCCCGCCGCAACTCCCCGCTGGTGGTGGGCGTCGGGGACGGCGAGGCGTTCCTCGCCTCGGACGTCGCGGCGTTCATCGCGCACACCCGCGAGGCGATCGAGCTGGGGCAGGACCAGGTCGTGGAGCTGCGCCGGGAGGCGGTGACGGTCACCGACTTCGACGGGGCGCCCGCGCAGGTGCGGGAGTACCACGTCGACTGGGACGCCTCGGCCGCCGAGAAGGGCGGCTACGACTACTTCATGCTCAAGGAGATCGCCGAGCAGCCGAAGGCCGTCGCGGACACCCTGCTGGGCCGGATCGACGCCTCGGGGGTGCTGTCCCTGGACGAGGTGCGGATCCCGCCGGAGGTGCTGCGCGAGGTCGACAAGGTCGTCATCGTGGCGTGCGGGACGGCGTACCACGCGGGGATGATCGCCAAGTACGCGATCGAGCACTGGACGCGGATCCCCTGCGAGACCGAGCTGGCCAGCGAGTTCCGCTACCGCGACCCGATCCTGGACCGGCACACGCTGGTCATCGCCATCAGCCAGTCCGGCGAGACCATGGACACCCTGATGGCGCTGCGGCACGCCCGTGAGCAGGGCGCGAAGGTGCTCGCCATCTGCAACACCAACGGGTCGACCATCCCGCGGGAGTCGGACGCGGTGCTGTACACCCATGCCGGGCCCGAGGTCGCGGTGGCGTCCACGAAGGCGTTCCTGACCCAGCTGGTGGCCTGCTACCTGGTGGCGCTGTACGTCGCGCAGGTGCGGGGTACGAAGTGGGGCGACGAGATCCGGGCCGTGGTGCGCGAACTCGCCGCCATCGGCACCCAGGTCGAGCAGGTGCTCGGCACGATGGAGCCGGTACGGGAGCTGGCGCGCAGCCTCGCCGACAAGAACACGGTGCTCTTCCTCGGCCGGCACGTGGGCTATCCGGTGGCGCTGGAGGGCGCGCTGAAGCTCAAGGAACTCGCGTACATGCACGCGGAGGGCTTCGCGGCCGGCGAGCTGAAGCACGGGCCGATCGCGCTGATCGAGCAGGATCTGCCGGTGGTGGTGGTCGTGCCGTCGCCGCGCGGACGGTCCGTGCTGCACGACAAGATCGTCTCCAACATCCAGGAGATCCGGGCCCGGGGCGCGCGGACCATCGTGATCGCGGAGGAGGGCGACGAGACGGTGGTGCCCTACGCCGACCACCTCGTACGGATCCCGCGGACGCCGGTGCTGCTGCAGCCGCTGGTGTCCACGGTGCCGCTGCAGGTCTTCGCCTGTGAGCTGGCCACCGCCCGCGGCAACGAGGTCGACCAGCCGCGCAACCTCGCCAAGTCGGTGACCGTCGAATGA
- a CDS encoding holo-ACP synthase, with translation MIIGVGIDVAEIERFGAALDRTPELAQRLFLPTELHLPSGERRGTASLAARFAAKEALAKALGAPGGLHWSDAEVYVEDSGQPRLRVRGTVEARAAELGVRSWHVSLSHDAGVASAVVIAEG, from the coding sequence ATGATCATCGGGGTCGGGATCGACGTGGCGGAGATCGAGCGCTTCGGGGCGGCGCTGGACCGTACGCCGGAGCTGGCGCAGCGGCTGTTCCTGCCCACGGAGCTGCATCTGCCGAGCGGGGAGCGCCGCGGTACCGCCTCGCTGGCGGCCCGGTTCGCCGCGAAGGAGGCGCTGGCCAAGGCGCTGGGGGCGCCGGGCGGGCTGCACTGGAGCGATGCCGAGGTGTACGTCGAGGACAGCGGGCAGCCGCGGCTGCGGGTGCGCGGGACGGTCGAGGCGCGCGCCGCGGAACTCGGCGTCCGGTCCTGGCACGTCTCGCTGAGCCATGACGCGGGCGTCGCCTCCGCCGTGGTGATCGCCGAGGGGTAG
- a CDS encoding NAD(P)H-hydrate dehydratase, translating into MRTAYSVETVRAAEQELMARLPEGALMQRAAAGLAVACAELLGRVYGARVVLLVGSGDNGGDALYAGARLARRGAGVVAVLLSPERAHRGGLAALRSAGGRVSDDAPRDLARADLVVDGIVGIGGRGGLRPEAAQLARAARESAPVVAVDLPSGVDADTGEVSGEAVRADATVTFGAYKPGLLTDPARERAGALRLVDIGLTLPAEAAMEALQHADVAELLPRPSAESDKYRRGVVGVVAGSARYPGAAVLAVAGALRGGAGAVRYVGPAADAVLARFPETLVHAGPPDKAGRVQSWVIGPGIGDESDALEDVLASDVPVLVDADGLRFLTPRRVRERGAETLLTPHAGEAAALLGCGRAEVEAARLASVRELARTFGATVLLKGSTTLVAAAGGPVRVNPTGTGWLATAGSGDVLSGVTGSLLAAGLPARDAGSVGAYLHGLAARRAAGREGAPILASEVAAHLDAAWRDVTG; encoded by the coding sequence ATGAGGACTGCCTACAGCGTGGAGACCGTGCGGGCCGCCGAGCAAGAGCTCATGGCCCGGCTGCCCGAAGGGGCCCTGATGCAGCGGGCCGCGGCCGGACTGGCCGTGGCCTGTGCGGAGTTGCTGGGGCGGGTGTACGGCGCCCGGGTGGTGCTGCTGGTGGGCAGCGGGGACAACGGCGGGGACGCGCTGTACGCCGGTGCCCGGCTGGCCCGCCGGGGGGCCGGGGTGGTGGCCGTGCTGCTGTCGCCCGAACGGGCCCACCGGGGCGGGCTCGCCGCGCTGCGGTCGGCCGGGGGGAGGGTGTCGGACGACGCGCCGCGGGACCTCGCCCGGGCCGATCTGGTGGTGGACGGGATCGTCGGGATCGGGGGACGCGGCGGGCTGCGGCCCGAGGCGGCACAACTGGCGCGGGCGGCACGGGAGTCGGCGCCGGTGGTGGCCGTCGATCTGCCGAGCGGGGTGGACGCGGACACCGGCGAGGTGAGCGGGGAGGCGGTACGGGCCGACGCCACGGTCACCTTCGGCGCGTACAAGCCGGGGCTGCTGACCGACCCGGCGCGGGAGCGGGCCGGCGCGCTGCGGCTGGTGGACATCGGGCTCACGCTGCCGGCGGAGGCCGCCATGGAGGCGTTGCAGCACGCGGACGTGGCGGAGCTGCTGCCGCGCCCGTCGGCCGAGAGCGACAAGTACCGGCGGGGCGTGGTGGGGGTGGTCGCCGGGTCCGCGCGGTATCCGGGGGCGGCGGTGCTCGCGGTGGCCGGTGCGCTGCGGGGCGGCGCGGGCGCGGTGCGCTACGTCGGCCCGGCCGCGGACGCGGTACTGGCCCGCTTCCCGGAGACGCTGGTGCACGCCGGGCCGCCGGACAAGGCGGGGCGGGTGCAGTCGTGGGTGATCGGGCCCGGGATCGGGGACGAGTCGGACGCGCTGGAGGATGTGCTGGCGTCGGACGTGCCGGTGCTGGTGGACGCGGACGGGCTGCGGTTCCTGACGCCGCGGCGGGTGCGGGAACGCGGCGCGGAGACGCTGCTGACGCCGCATGCCGGGGAAGCGGCGGCGCTGCTCGGGTGCGGACGCGCGGAGGTCGAGGCGGCACGGCTGGCGTCCGTACGGGAGTTGGCGCGGACCTTCGGTGCCACGGTGCTGCTCAAGGGCTCGACGACGCTGGTCGCGGCGGCCGGCGGTCCGGTGCGGGTGAACCCCACCGGGACCGGCTGGCTGGCGACGGCCGGGAGCGGGGACGTGCTGTCGGGGGTGACCGGCTCCCTGCTCGCCGCGGGGCTGCCGGCCCGGGACGCGGGATCCGTCGGCGCGTATCTGCACGGGCTGGCCGCGCGCCGGGCGGCCGGACGGGAGGGCGCCCCCATCCTCGCCTCCGAGGTGGCCGCCCATCTGGACGCGGCCTGGCGGGATGTGACGGGCTGA
- a CDS encoding L,D-transpeptidase family protein codes for MKRTFSALLVCASLLVAAGPSAVAVAPSSVPSSAPWQVSGLVPGIPQEPGRPGRAPAVSPDGARRPHLEYVPRSEAAPQGLRAAACSRTTGPYQRQAERYLRRDVDGRQSQGDCRAIRRFQQAHRIAPATGFAGPVTGAMVRLMRARKDPNRAGHCPDRAERTACVDLNRQLMWVQQDGRVILEPVTIRSGAPTMETRTGSYRIYLRHRRHISNLYHTSMPYAQFFDRGEALHGVYEDIYSGPGSHGCVNLTMTDARRVWEVLRKGDVVYVWGRKPSV; via the coding sequence ATGAAACGCACCTTTTCGGCGCTGCTGGTCTGCGCCTCGCTGCTCGTCGCCGCCGGACCGTCCGCGGTGGCCGTCGCCCCGTCGTCCGTGCCGTCGTCCGCGCCGTGGCAGGTGTCCGGACTGGTACCCGGCATTCCGCAGGAGCCGGGCCGGCCGGGCCGGGCGCCCGCGGTCTCCCCGGACGGGGCGAGGCGGCCGCACCTCGAGTACGTGCCGCGGTCCGAGGCGGCGCCCCAGGGCCTGCGGGCGGCGGCGTGCAGCCGGACCACCGGGCCCTACCAGCGGCAGGCGGAGCGCTATCTGCGGCGGGACGTGGACGGACGGCAGAGCCAGGGGGACTGCCGGGCGATCCGGCGCTTCCAGCAGGCGCACCGCATCGCGCCGGCCACCGGGTTCGCCGGACCGGTCACCGGTGCCATGGTGCGGCTGATGCGGGCCAGGAAGGACCCCAACCGGGCCGGACACTGCCCCGACCGGGCCGAGCGCACGGCCTGTGTCGATCTGAACCGGCAGCTGATGTGGGTGCAGCAGGACGGGCGGGTGATCCTCGAGCCGGTCACGATCCGCTCCGGCGCGCCGACGATGGAGACCCGTACCGGGTCGTACCGGATCTATCTGCGGCACCGGCGGCACATCTCGAACCTCTACCACACGTCCATGCCCTACGCGCAGTTCTTCGACCGCGGGGAGGCGCTGCACGGCGTCTACGAGGACATCTACTCCGGGCCGGGCTCGCACGGCTGCGTCAATCTCACCATGACGGACGCGCGGAGGGTCTGGGAAGTGCTGAGGAAGGGCGACGTCGTGTACGTCTGGGGGCGGAAACCCAGCGTGTGA
- the alr gene encoding alanine racemase, whose amino-acid sequence MNETAKRARATIDLAAVRSNVRALRDRAPRAELMAVVKSDGYGHGAVRCARAAREAGAGWLGTALPEEAFALRAAGDTGRLMCWLWTPGGPWRTAVEQDIDISVSGLWALREVTAAARECGRTARVQLKIDTGLGRNGCAPADWPELTAAARAAEAAGALRVTGVWSHFACADEPGHPSIALQLTAFHEALAIAGRAGLRPEVRHLANTPALLTLPEAHFDLVRTGIGIYGISPSPELGTSQELGLRPAMTLEAALASVKRVPGGHGVSYGHQYTTPGETTLALVPLGYADGIPRHASNGGPVLVAGKWRTVAGRIAMDQFVVDLGGDSAEPGDPAVLFGPGDRGEPTAEDWARVAGTIGYEIVTRIGTRVPRVYVDSATRSEAGGDRTLTGGTA is encoded by the coding sequence ATGAACGAGACAGCAAAGCGCGCCCGCGCCACCATCGACCTCGCCGCCGTGCGGTCGAATGTGCGTGCCCTCAGGGACCGCGCACCCCGGGCAGAGCTGATGGCCGTGGTCAAGTCCGACGGCTATGGACACGGGGCGGTGCGCTGTGCGCGCGCCGCCCGTGAGGCCGGTGCGGGCTGGCTGGGCACGGCGCTGCCCGAGGAGGCGTTCGCGCTGCGCGCGGCCGGCGACACCGGGCGGCTGATGTGCTGGCTGTGGACGCCGGGCGGCCCCTGGCGCACGGCCGTCGAGCAGGACATCGACATCTCGGTGAGCGGGCTGTGGGCGCTGCGTGAGGTGACCGCGGCGGCGCGGGAGTGCGGCCGTACCGCCCGCGTCCAGCTCAAGATCGACACCGGTCTCGGCCGCAACGGCTGCGCGCCCGCCGACTGGCCGGAGCTGACCGCTGCGGCCCGCGCCGCCGAGGCCGCGGGCGCGCTGCGGGTCACCGGCGTCTGGTCGCACTTCGCCTGCGCCGACGAACCCGGCCACCCCTCGATCGCCCTCCAGCTGACCGCCTTCCACGAGGCGTTGGCGATCGCCGGCCGGGCCGGGCTGCGCCCCGAGGTCCGGCACCTCGCCAACACCCCGGCGCTGCTGACCCTCCCCGAGGCGCACTTCGACCTGGTCCGTACCGGTATCGGTATCTACGGCATCTCGCCCAGCCCCGAACTCGGCACCTCGCAGGAGCTGGGGCTGCGGCCGGCGATGACGCTGGAGGCCGCGCTGGCGTCGGTCAAGCGCGTCCCGGGCGGCCACGGCGTGTCGTACGGGCACCAGTACACGACCCCCGGCGAGACGACCCTGGCGCTGGTCCCGCTCGGCTACGCCGACGGCATCCCGCGGCACGCCTCCAACGGCGGCCCGGTGCTGGTCGCCGGCAAGTGGCGCACGGTCGCCGGGCGTATCGCGATGGACCAGTTCGTGGTCGACCTGGGCGGCGACAGCGCCGAGCCGGGCGATCCGGCGGTGCTGTTCGGCCCCGGCGACCGCGGTGAGCCGACCGCCGAGGACTGGGCCCGGGTGGCCGGAACCATCGGCTATGAGATCGTCACCCGGATCGGAACCCGGGTCCCGCGCGTCTATGTGGACAGCGCCACACGCAGCGAAGCCGGAGGAGACCGCACGCTCACGGGGGGTACGGCATGA